One genomic window of Caenorhabditis elegans chromosome I includes the following:
- the hgo-1 gene encoding Homogentisate 1,2-dioxygenase (Confirmed by transcript evidence): protein MSEFDELKYLTGFGNEHATSDPRVPDALPVGQNSPQKCSHGLYAEQLSGTAFTAPRSQNQRSWLYRIRPSVIHRPFEAMKENDQHWTNNFSSIPPNPNQYRWNPFPLPTKEGVTFVDNLYTVCGGGDVISRTGLAIHQFSCNASMEHTAMYNSDGDFLIVPQQGALEITTEFGRLLVNPQEIAVIPQGIRFSVAVRGPSRGYILEVYGTHFQLPDLGPIGANGLANPRDFEAPVAWFEDLDVEFTIINKYQGSWFQAKQGHSPFDVVGWHGNYVPYKYDLKKFMVINTVSFDHCDPSIFTVLTAPSVKHGTAIADFVIFPPRWGCADNTFRPPYYHRNCMSEYMGLITGCYEAKEGGFKPGGGSLHSMMTPHGPDFNCFEMASNADLKPQRVAEGTMSFMFESSLNMAITNWAVYQNVDKDYYKDWQPLKKHFTMPK from the exons ttaaaatacCTTACTGGGTTCGGCAACGAACATGCTACTTCGGATCCAAGAGTACCTGATGCATTGCCTGTTGGACAAAACTCACCGCAG AAGTGTTCCCATGGGCTTTATGCGGAACAGCTCAGTGGAACTGCTTTCACAGCTCCCCGATCACAAAATCAACGTTCGTGGCTCTACCGTATTCGTCCATCGGTAATTCACCGACCATTCGAGGCAATGAAAGAGAATGACCAACATTGGACCAACAACTTTTCTTCAATCCCTCCAAATCCAAATCAATATCGCTGGAATCCTTTCCCACTTCCAACAAAAGAAGGTGTTACTTTTGTGGATAATCTCTACACTGTTTGCGGTGGTGGAGATGTTATTAGTCGCACTGGATTGGCAATTCATCAATTCTCGTGCAACGCCAGTATGGAGCATACGGCAATGTATAATTCTGATGGAGATTTCTTGATTG TTCCACAACAAGGTGCCTTGGAAATCACCACAGAGTTTGGACGTCTGCTCGTTAATCCACAAGAGATTGCTGTGATTCCccaag GTATTCGCTTCTCCGTGGCTGTTCGTGGACCATCTCGTGGATACATTTTAGAAGTATACGGAACTCACTTCCAACTTCCTGATCTTGGACCAATTGGAGCAAATGGTCTTGCCAATCCAAGAGACTTTGAGGCTCCAGTCGCATGGTTTGAAGATCTCGATGTTGAATTTACCATTATCAACAAGTATCAAGGATCCTGGTTCCAGGCCAAACAA GGTCATTCTCCATTTGATGTTGTTGGTTGGCATGGAAACTATGTTCCATACAAGTATGacttgaaaaagtttatggttATCAATACAGTTTCATTCGATCATTGT GATCCATCGATTTTTACTGTTCTCACAGCTCCATCTGTCAAGCATGGTACCGCTATTGCtgattttgtgatttttccacCAAGATGGGGTTGTGCCGATAACACTTTCAGGCCACCATATTATCACA GAAACTGTATGTCTGAGTATATGGGATTAATCACTGGATGCTATGAAGCAAAAGAAGGAGGATTCAAGCCAGGTGGTGGTTCCCTTCATTCAATGATGACTCCACATGGACctgattttaattgttttgaaatggcATCAAATGCTGACCTTAAACCACAAAGAGTTGCTGAAGGAACTATG TCTTTCATGTTTGAAAGTTCTTTGAACATGGCCATAACCAACTGGGCAGTTTACCAAAATGTGGATAAAGACTACTACAAGGATTGGCAACCACTCAAGAAACATTTCACAATGCctaaataa
- the C31H5.6 gene encoding BAAT/Acyl-CoA thioester hydrolase C-terminal domain-containing protein (Confirmed by transcript evidence), translating to MGLFLSMTPSEDFAYGGYLRCTPPIPFFYLLQLSDDSGTKLDEMYIKKHWMHPLLTRTEIEYDGFCGTLFKPPGDGPFPCVMDISGTGGGLHEHKGAMLASEGFVVICVAFFQFKDLPYKLEDVDVEYFLKPIEFVLGLSYTTNMLGIQGVSFGATIVDLLSTRYPQIKAVVSINGPHAQCSYSLLKEHGKQMIVPELDDSKLYFLNTILVTAPCFKTLTPILTEENSIPWHWIPKETAFRLIGSVDDLCAPSIHSNLHIQKKLQETGHYVELELVNGGHIMEPPYFPHHDIVYAKFQGFYCGYGGEIVLHAKSQERTWANTINFFKRKLGSPPPMPDWTRLFIVNAPLKPIENRSRL from the exons ATGGGATTATTCCTTTCGATGACTCCAAGTGAGGATTTTGCATATGGAGGATATCTTCGTTGTACTCCACCAATTCCTTTCTTCTATCTTTTACA ATTATCCGATGACAGTGGAACAAAGCTCGATGAAATGTACATAAAGAAACATTGGATGCATCCACTACTTACTCGTACTGAAATTGAGTATGACGGATTCTGTGGAACATTGTTCAAACCACCTGGTGATGGACCATTCCCATGTGTTATGGATATATCTGGAACCGGAGGAGGTCTTCATGAGCATAag GGTGCAATGCTTGCTTCAGAGGGCTTTGTTGTGATCTGCGTTGCTTTCTTCCAGTTCAAAGATCTTCCGTACAAACTGGAAGATGTCGacgttgaatattttttg aagcCCATCGAATTTGTACTTGGCCTGTCGTACACCACTAATATGCTCGGAATTCAAGGAGTTTCATTTGGTGCAACAATTGTTGATCTATTATCTACTAGATATCCACAA atcaaagcAGTAGTCTCTATTAACGGTCCACATGCTCAATGCAGTTATTCATTGCTCAAAGAGCACGGAAAACAAATGATTGTTCCAGA ACTTGACGATTCAAAGTTGTATTTCTTGAATACAATTCTAGTAACAGCTCCATGCTTCAAGACATTGACTCCAATTTTGACAGAAGAGAATTCAATTCCATGGCATTGGATTCCGAAGGAAACCGCGTTCAGGCTTATT ggcTCCGTCGATGATCTATGTGCTCCGTCAATTCACTCCAATTTGCATATTCAAAAGAAATTGCAAGAAACTGGACACTACGTTGAG ttggaaTTAGTAAATGGCGGTCATATCATGGAACCTCCTTACTTCCCACATCACGATATTGTATATGCCAAATTTCAAGGATTCTATTGTGGATACGGTGGAGAAATAGTGCTTCATGCAAAATCACAGGAAAGAACATGGGCAAATacaattaactttttcaaaagaaaacttgGAAGTCCACCACCAATGCCTGATTGGACTCGTCTTTTCATTGTTAATGCACCATTAAAACCAATAGAAAATAGAAGCAGATTatag
- the C31H5.7 gene encoding DUF4440 domain-containing protein (Confirmed by transcript evidence) codes for MRFPVLILLSMILSSVSTSKWDASTVASHFLSEFEKALNSKDAFKILAHFSPQKGNNDISTRKLIKELSNWHGSFNNARFTRKTGGDVEVSVVFSNPQVQRRLKKTEFVLESNGVMSYSGWTIKSMTNIITVRTP; via the exons ATGCGTTTTCCAGTTCTCATTCTTCTTTCCATGATTTTGTCATCTGTTTCGACAAGTAAATGGGATGCTTCCACAGTGGCTAGTCACTTTTTGAGTGAATTCGAGAAGGCTCTAAATTCGAAGGACGCTTTCAAAATTCTTGCTCACTTTTCTCCACAGAAGG GTAACAACGACATCAGTACACGTAAATTAATCAAGGAACTTTCCAATTGGCATGGTTCTTTTAATAATGCACGATTCACAAGAAAGACTGGTGGAGACGTTGAAGTTTCAGTGGTTTTCAGCAATCCCCAAGTTCAACGCAGGctcaaaaaaacagaatttgtGCTTGAATCAAAT ggtgTTATGAGCTACAGTGGATGGACTATTAAAAGCATGACAAACATAATTACCGTCCGCACACCATAA
- the C31H5.4 gene encoding Nematode Specific Peptide family, group A (Confirmed by transcript evidence): MLYTIAAVGACAYFATTDSIVKKVVVDTVKAVVWPTSDEQVAEKMKEKKTDKEDADWALY; encoded by the coding sequence ATGCTCTACACAATTGCTGCCGTTGGAGCCTGTGCATACTTCGCAACCACAGACTCAATCGTCAAAAAAGTAGTCGTGGACACTGTAAAAGCCGTCGTCTGGCCAACAAGTGATGAGCAAGTCGCCGAAAAaatgaaggagaagaagacgGACAAGGAAGATGCTGATTGGGCTCTTTACTGA
- the C31H5.6 gene encoding BAAT/acyl-CoA thioester hydrolase protein (Confirmed by transcript evidence): MKHLHIDKPDTLQPEHVHITASGLQPDRTYRFDMKLRHNYGSHAAYCVMKADKDGNIDLKEQKPLRGTYFEADGMGLFLSMTPSEDFAYGGYLRCTPPIPFFYLLQLSDDSGTKLDEMYIKKHWMHPLLTRTEIEYDGFCGTLFKPPGDGPFPCVMDISGTGGGLHEHKGAMLASEGFVVICVAFFQFKDLPYKLEDVDVEYFLKPIEFVLGLSYTTNMLGIQGVSFGATIVDLLSTRYPQIKAVVSINGPHAQCSYSLLKEHGKQMIVPELDDSKLYFLNTILVTAPCFKTLTPILTEENSIPWHWIPKETAFRLIGSVDDLCAPSIHSNLHIQKKLQETGHYVELELVNGGHIMEPPYFPHHDIVYAKFQGFYCGYGGEIVLHAKSQERTWANTINFFKRKLGSPPPMPDWTRLFIVNAPLKPIENRSRL, from the exons atgaagCATCTACATATTGATAAACCAGACACTCTTCAACCTGAACATGTTCACATAACAGCAAGTGGACTTCAACCTGATAGAACTTATCGTTTTGATATGAA GCTCCGACACAACTACGGATCCCATGCTGCGTACTGTGTAATGAAAGCGGATAAGGATGGAAATATTGATCTTAAAGAACAGAAGCCACTGAGAGGAACTTATTTCG aagccGATGGAATGGGATTATTCCTTTCGATGACTCCAAGTGAGGATTTTGCATATGGAGGATATCTTCGTTGTACTCCACCAATTCCTTTCTTCTATCTTTTACA ATTATCCGATGACAGTGGAACAAAGCTCGATGAAATGTACATAAAGAAACATTGGATGCATCCACTACTTACTCGTACTGAAATTGAGTATGACGGATTCTGTGGAACATTGTTCAAACCACCTGGTGATGGACCATTCCCATGTGTTATGGATATATCTGGAACCGGAGGAGGTCTTCATGAGCATAag GGTGCAATGCTTGCTTCAGAGGGCTTTGTTGTGATCTGCGTTGCTTTCTTCCAGTTCAAAGATCTTCCGTACAAACTGGAAGATGTCGacgttgaatattttttg aagcCCATCGAATTTGTACTTGGCCTGTCGTACACCACTAATATGCTCGGAATTCAAGGAGTTTCATTTGGTGCAACAATTGTTGATCTATTATCTACTAGATATCCACAA atcaaagcAGTAGTCTCTATTAACGGTCCACATGCTCAATGCAGTTATTCATTGCTCAAAGAGCACGGAAAACAAATGATTGTTCCAGA ACTTGACGATTCAAAGTTGTATTTCTTGAATACAATTCTAGTAACAGCTCCATGCTTCAAGACATTGACTCCAATTTTGACAGAAGAGAATTCAATTCCATGGCATTGGATTCCGAAGGAAACCGCGTTCAGGCTTATT ggcTCCGTCGATGATCTATGTGCTCCGTCAATTCACTCCAATTTGCATATTCAAAAGAAATTGCAAGAAACTGGACACTACGTTGAG ttggaaTTAGTAAATGGCGGTCATATCATGGAACCTCCTTACTTCCCACATCACGATATTGTATATGCCAAATTTCAAGGATTCTATTGTGGATACGGTGGAGAAATAGTGCTTCATGCAAAATCACAGGAAAGAACATGGGCAAATacaattaactttttcaaaagaaaacttgGAAGTCCACCACCAATGCCTGATTGGACTCGTCTTTTCATTGTTAATGCACCATTAAAACCAATAGAAAATAGAAGCAGATTatag
- the C31H5.5 gene encoding uncharacterized protein (Confirmed by transcript evidence), which produces MNVPSTSSTRGYAKYQIRSSGMPRVLANESDVFTLDDVDVDEETDELKPNRITITKEEEKSRLVECNLDSDEEEDKTPPKEDDKGQNIRLSSKNSSTVESKERCRLRDSFDLDNDDSLSDDLDLLPPIPGAPNANSSLCSKLHRFNCCNPRIPSKCTIM; this is translated from the exons ATGAACGTGCCAAGCACGTCGTCGACTCGTGGATACGCTAAATATCAAATCAGGTCATCAGGAATGCCACGTGTTCTTGCCAACGAGTCGGACGTATTCACGCTGGATGACGTGGATGTTGACGAGGAGACGGATGAGTTAAAACCCAATCG aataacaataacaaaagaagaagaaaaaagtcgaCTAGTTGAATGTAATTTGGATagtgatgaagaagaagataaaACTCCACCGAAAGAAGATGACAAAGGACAAAATATTCGACTATCCAGTAAAA attcttcaacGGTTGAATCAAAAGAACGATGTCGTCTTCGTGATTCATTTGATCTAGACAATGATGATTCTCTATCAGATGATCTTGATCTTCTTCCACCAATTCCTGGAGCACCAAATGCTAATAGTTCATTGTGTTCAAAGCTTCATCGTTTTAATTGTTGTAATCCAAGAATTCCATCTAAATGCACCATTATGTAA